From Solanum lycopersicum chromosome 8, SLM_r2.1, the proteins below share one genomic window:
- the LOC138338032 gene encoding secreted RxLR effector protein 161-like, protein MEILDIPGGVLVSQRKFILDLLKEYDCYSQSSLTSPLDPNIKLRAKEGTPSPDPTYYRKLVGKLNFLTNTRLDIAFSVQHLSQFMQDPRTSHLQAAFHLLRYLKQDPTLGLHLSKDSDCSIKAYCDSDWASCPDSRRSVSGYLVLLGNSPISWKSKKQETISLSSAEAEYRSIRKVVGELVWLHRLTKELTISDSSPIPVFCDSQSAIHIAHNPVSMREPSILKSIVTLYAANFRRGSFHYITFLPLSS, encoded by the coding sequence atggagataCTTGACATACCAGGAGGGGTACTTGTCTCCCAAAGAAAGTTTATATTGGATTTACTAAAAGAATATGATTGTTATAGTCAGAGTTCACTTACATCTCCTCTTGATCCAAATATCAAACTAAGGGCCAAAGAAGGAACTCCATCACCTGATCCTACATACTACAGAAAACTAGTAGGAAAATTGAATTTCCTTACTAACACTAGACTGGATATAGCATTCAGTGTTCAACACTTGAGCCAATTCATGCAAGATCCTAGAACTTCACATTTACAGGCAGCATTTCATCTTCTTAGGTACTTGAAACAAGATCCAACTCTAGGCCTTCATCTATCCAAAGATTCTGATTGCTCAATCAAAGCATATTGTGATTCAGACTGGGCATCTTGTCCAGACTCAAGAAGATCAGTTAGTGGATACTTGGTTTTACTTGGGAACAGTCCAATCAGctggaaatcaaagaaacaagaAACCATCTCATTATCCTCTGCAGAAGCAGAATATAGATCCATCAGGAAGGTAGTAGGTGAGTTGGTTTGGCTTCACAGGTTGACAAAAGAGTTAACTATATCTGATTCTTCACCTATTCCTGTCTTTTGTGATAGTCAGTCTGCCATCCACATAGCTCACAATCCTGTttccatgagagaaccaagcatattgaagTCGATTGTCACTTTGTACGCAGCAAACTTCAGGAGGGGCTCATTTCACTACATCACATTTCTACCACTGAGCAGCTAG